In the Euphorbia lathyris chromosome 5, ddEupLath1.1, whole genome shotgun sequence genome, one interval contains:
- the LOC136231079 gene encoding condensin complex subunit 2 has protein sequence MAEILSPNASLKQRLPRIQSPTSPFFLGSNDDKLERAQARAARAAAVRRKPISSQFAHLSGQNSDPCLDKQQILDLFQNCIKLASENKINQKNTWELNLIDHLCEIIKVEEEADVETNFQKASCTLEAGVKIYSLRVDSVHSEAYKVLGGINRAGREDEQVGIVEDANTENSQEDGHSKKELGRKISPLSTLESSFEALNVKKFDVAFSVDPLYHQTSAQFDEGGAKGLLLNNLGVYGGCQVLFDSQEIPGKFTSCENQNERQDTIDTSFARECIEEMVLKMQEKNEISPTLQSIVNQFDEDNRRPVDTFPSLQKSCQQAEKKDETYDEHVDFNGNAFENSETWTNEHDEQRSVVDDNPNDADTFLPSSHENEVFLFDGPDSDDRFEKVDRYLFFSLGFTSKQNAWAGPDHWKFRKVKCSEDHSTTEKGSPVITKRPKTKKQAELDIDFTKALDEKMTDIFLPPKNPKLLLLRASKAPNKTMLPEDCHYQPEDMVKLFLLPNIMCLGKRKKRYADELRQQSDDYGAQPSWDEGSAFAGDFDDENVHSDLEDPNTLVSQPRQVRKIEVQYDRSCKQVDVQTLKETLWHHIQDSPQESSQEEQEGAVSFKNLLSSFPIECSAAATVKEISPHLCFICLLHLANEHGLSINGCPTLDDLTILGGRRDLIDIGV, from the exons ATGGCTGAAATACTAAGCCCTAACGCCTCCCTTAAGCAGAGACTTCCTAGGATCCAATCCCCGACCTCTCCATTCTTCTTAGGCTCCAATGATGATAAGCTCGAACGGGCTCAGGCCCGTGCCGCCCGTGCTGCCGCTGTCCGCCGTAAGCCTATCTCCTCCCAGTTTGCTCATCTGTCTGGGCAGAATTCCGATCCCTGTCTCGACAAGCAACAGATTCTCGATCTCTTTCAGAATTGTATTAAGCTTGCTAGCGAAAAT aaaataaatcaaaagaatacaTGGGAACTAAATTTGATAGACCATCTTTGTGAGATTATCAAGGTCGAAGAAGAGGCGGACGTGGAGACCAATTTTCAAAAG GCCAGTTGCACGCTAGAAGCTGGAGTTAAAATTTACTCATTACGGGTGGATTCTGTGCATTCAGAAGCATACAAAGTCCTCGGTGGGATTAACAGAGCAGGTCGAGAAGATGAACAAG TTGGTATCGTCGAGGATGCGAACACAGAAAATTCGCAAGAGGATGGCCATTCTAAAAAGGAGTTAGGAAGAAAG ATTTCACCTTTGTCTACGCTGGAATCAtcatttgaggctcttaatGTCAAGAAATTTGATG TTGCATTTTCTGTGGATCCACTCTATCATCAGACATCTGCACAATTTGATGAAGGTGGAGCTAAAGGTCTTCTATTGAATAATCTTGGAGTCTATGGTGGGTGTCAAGTGCTCTTCGATTCACAGGAAATACCAGGGAAATTCACATCATGTGAAAATCAAAATGAAAGACAAGATACAATTGATACTTCTTTTGCTAGAG AATGCATTGAAGAGATGGTACTGAAGATGCAAGAAAAGAATGAAATTTCCCCAACTTTGCAAAGCATAGTCAACCAATTTGATGAAGATAATAGAAGGCCAGTAGATACTTTTCCTTCTCTCCAAAAATCCTGTCAACAGGCCGAGAAGAAAGATGAAACTTATGATGAACATGTTGATTTCAATGGAAATGCATTTGAGAATTCTGAGACCTGGACTAATGAACATGATGAGCAAAGAAGTGTTGTTGATGACAACCCTAATGACGCAGACACATTTTTGCCAAGTTCCCAT GAAAATGAAGTATTTTTGTTCGATGGCCCTGATTCAGATGATAGATTTGAGAAGGTTGACAGGTACCTGTTTTTCAGCTTGGGGTTCACATCAAAACAAAATGCTTGGGCAGGGCCTGATCATTGGAAGTTTCGAAAAGTCAAAT GTTCAGAGGATCATTCTACTACTGAAAAAGGATCACCAGTTATAACTAAGAGACCAAAGACTAAGAAGCAAGCTGAACTTGATATTGATTTCACTAAAGCCTTGGACGAAAAAATGACAGATATCTTCCTTCCTCCTAAAAATCCTAAGTTGCTGCTGTTGCGAGCAAGTAAAGCACCGAACAAAACGATGCTGCCTGAAGATTGCCACTATCAACCAGAAGACATGGTTAAACTGTTTCTTCTCCCTAATATAATG TGTCTtgggaagagaaagaaaagatatGCAG ATGAACTGAGGCAGCAGTCAGATGATTATGGAGCGCAGCCATCCTGGGATGAGGGAAGTGCTTTCGCTGGGGATTTTGACGATGAAAATGTGCATAGTGACTTGGAAGACCCCAACACACTTGTATCTCAGCCTCGACAG GTACGTAAAATAGAAGTCCAGTATGACAGGAGTTGTAAGCAAGTAGATGTTCAGACGCTGAAGGAAACTCTTTGGCACCATATACAAGATTCACCTCAAGAATCTTCTCAG GAGGAACAAGAAGGTGCAGTATCATTCAAGAATCTATTGTCCAGCTTTCCCATTGAGTGCAGTGCTGCAGCAACAGTGAAGGAGATTTCTCCACATTTGTGCTTCATATGCCTGTTACATTTGGCAAATGAACATGGATTGAGCATCAATGGCTGTCCTACCCTGGATGATCTCACTATACTAGGAGGAAGAAGAGACTTGATAGACATTGGTGTTTGA